In a single window of the Nicotiana tomentosiformis chromosome 8, ASM39032v3, whole genome shotgun sequence genome:
- the LOC138896996 gene encoding uncharacterized protein: MMKSLSINVPLVEALEKMSGYAKFMKDLVIKKRSMNFETIKVTHQVSAIVHSMSPKLEDPGVFTISCTIRSAEFVKALCDLGAIINLMPFSIFKTLEIGQPRPTYMRLQMTDRTMKRPLGVIEDVLIRIDKFILPADFVILDCEVDYEVPNILVRPFLATVKALVDVQVGELTFRVGDEKAMFHVCKSMRQLSSNEVCLFVDLVTDVIIDDTSATINVGDMLEAVLLNFDDEEMDDFMKCVNYLQGNGSYDYAPQKLSLDLENRKTPPTKPLIKEPPILELKPLLPHLRYEFLGPCSTLPVILSSCLTNVQVDSILAVLHKRKKVIGWTLADIRGISRAFCMHKINLVEDAKPSIEHQRRLNEAMQEMVKKEIIKLLDVRVVYPYF; this comes from the coding sequence atgatgaagagtctctctataaatgtgccattagttgaagctttggagaaAATGTCCGGATATGCTAAGTTTATGAAAGACTTGGTGATAAAGAAgagatcgatgaattttgaaactatcaaagtcactcaccaagtgagtgcaattgtgcattcgatgtctccaaagttggaagatcccggtgttTTCACAATTTCTTGTACCATTAGAAGTGCCGAATTTGTAAAAGCTCTCTGTGACCTTGGGGCGattatcaacttgatgcccttttCGATTTTCAAAACATTggaaattgggcaaccaagacccacatatatgagattacaaatgaccgaccgtacaatgaagagaccgttgggggtgattgaggatgtattgatTCGGattgacaagttcattctcccggcggattttgtgattcttgattgtgaagtggactatgaggtaccGAATATTCTTgttagacctttccttgctacggtaAAGGCTCTCGTTGATGTGCAAGTcggtgaactcactttccgggtgggtgatgaaaaggcgatgttccacgtgtgcaaatctatgaggcaactgagtagcaatgaagtgtgtttgttcgtggacttggtgaccgatgtgattattgatgatacaagtgccacgattaatgtgggtgacatgttggaggccgttttgttaaattttgatgatgaggAAATGGATGACTTCATGAAATGTGTAAATTATTTGCAAGGGAATGGGTCATACGATTATGCACCAcagaaactttccttggatctcgaaaataggaaaactcctcctacaaagcctttaattaaagagcctcctatcttggagttgaagccattgcttccacatctcaggtatgaattccttggcccttgttctactttaccggttattctttcctcttgtttgactaacgtgcaggttgactctataTTGGCGGTGCTTCACAAGAGGAAGAAAgttattgggtggactttggcggatattcggggaataagtcgcgcattttgcatgcacaagattaatttggTGGAAGATGcaaaaccctccattgaacatcaaaggagactcaatgaagcaatgcaagagatggtcaaaaaggagatcataaagttaTTGGATGTCAGGGTTGTATACCCCTACTTCTAA